CTTCTTACCAAACTTGTATACAGACAGTGTCATGAGATGTAGCTCACAGGCACCAAGGCTAGAACTGAGCTCTCAGAAACACTATGAGCCAGAATTAATATTTTGGGGAAGCTTCTGTATATGAGTCAAGAGAACAACTCGTAAGTAAGGAAATCAAATGTAATGATATTACAATTCAAAGAGGTAGTCAGGATGGTAGAAAAGGAAAGTCTCTAAAAATTCTATTGCAACAAGATTATTTGAATACTCTAGCTCTGACACACAAATAAACATGAACTAATATGATATATTAACTTAAAAGATTAAGAACCTTAAAACTTATGCAATAAGAGTAAGATACTTCCACAATATTCAGACATGATTACATTCAATATTTGTACTTATCACCAAATCATAACTGAATAAGTATGAGACATGGCCCTCAGTTCATCCCGTATTTTCTGATGCAGTTTTAACATGCCACCAGTTTTTTTATGGCACTTTTCACCTCTGCATTCCTCAATGTGTAGATGAGTGAGTTGAGGAAGGGTGTGCCAATGGTGTAAAAAACTGACACCATTTTGTCCATGGTGAACGTCATTGGGGGgcgtgtatatatgaatatacaggGACCAAAGGACAAGACAACAACCATGATGTGAGACGTGCAAGTGGACAGtgcttttttcctcccttctgcaCTGTGATTTCTCAATGAATGCAAGATGACAACGTATGAGATCATCAAAATCACGAAACTGCTGGAACAAATTGCCCCACTGTTAGACACCAACAGCAGATTGGTCATATATGTGTCCATGCAGGCGAGTTTTAACAAGGGCTGCAGATCACAGCAGTAATGGTCAATCAAGTTGGGTCCACAGAAGGGCAATCTCAAGGCCAGGATAATCTGAGAAATGGAATGTATAAAGGACCCTATCCAGGCAAGGACAATCAAGATGTGACAGACCTGCCTCCTCATGATCCTTGGGTAATGCAAAGGCTTACAaatggccacatagcgatcaGCTGCCATGAGGATGAGGACAAAGATCTCCATGCAGCCAAACAAATGCAGTGCAAAGACCTGTGTCATGCATTCATTGTAGGATATGACTTTCTTTGCAGAGAGAGCATCCACAATTAATCTAGGAGCTATGGAAGTGGAAAAGCAGGAATCAACAAAGGACAGATAAAATAAGAAGAAGTACATGGGGCTTCCAAGCATCCGGCTGCACTTGATGGTCACAATAATGAGCATATTCCCCACTACAGTCCCCATATAGAAGATTAAGAAGattaaaaacacaattttctGACTCAGAGGATCCTGTGTCAATCCTAGCAATACAAACTCAGTCACATTGTTCTTTTGCTGCATCATCTCAGTTGATATGTGGGTGTCATGGATGGAAACCCTCAATctgcaaaggagaaaagaagaaaatgtaaaataaatactaaacatGTGCTTTGAACGTAAATTATCAAACATAAAACTTTCCAAGGGATTATcatttaaggttttattttttctgaataaaattgaatttctaaaatttatttaatgcatTTACCAATTACAtgtgaaaataaggaaataacaAACTAATAAAAAGCAAGGGCTTCCTCAAGAAAAGTAAATATGACTCTATTGAACTTGTTATCAGAGGATAAATATCCAACCAAATGTGTTTCACTGGTTTTCAGTAAGGACTTATCAATATCAGGATGGTGCATTGCAAAACTACAGAAAACTTACAGTTTCCTTCAATAGCCTTTCACATTATTGGAACCTAGAGATACCATTAAAATacacagttatatatatatatatatatatatatatatatatatatatatatatatatattattttatattatagtgATTGTTTAAATATTTGACATTACTTAACCCATTATATTCCTTTGTCCTTTATGTAGGATACCTGTAAAATGATGAATTGAGCAATTCTGTAAGTGTTCTACAAAATATAGGTTTTTATAGATAATCTACATGTAATATTGGGGATAATAGGTTAATAGAATCTAAGCATAGAGGTGGGGGAAGGgggcaggaaagaaagaataaacattaaaaattagcaTTGTGTGACAATCCAATCAGTCTGGTCTAGCAGCACTGAGCACTTTTAACCCTGAACTAATTTTATGTCCTTAAAAGTAATTATTGAATGTTCTAGTTCTTTTCAATTCAACTTAagcctttattttaaaacattttttaattatactttttgttcaaagttaaaatttcccatttaattttttttctaggtacTCAGCAAGTTTTCATACAATATAAGCAGACACTAAGAACATTatggagaaaaagagggagaacagctgacatgaataaaaacatttctctaattttcaaGTTTATGAGCGGCACTAGGggtttataaaaatcatttctggatgcttcatttataaattaaacttccaATGGAGTTTTTAGTAAGTAAATACTTGAGTATTCTATGACTTCCAATAAGAAAAGATAGATACAAAAAGGGAATCaatattaattttcattcattaaaCACTGAACACattgattttttactttatgtCATATATTCCAAATAATAGCCCCATCAACAGCAAAAGATATGgcaaaatggtgtgtgtgtgtgctatatatatattatatttgacaTATAAAACCATAATTTCTTCAAGTACAAATGGATCACAGATCAGTATTAAAAACCACAGCACAATTTAATAGAGACAGCATATGAACCAATGCTCCATTTCATTCAGAGTTTAATGCATtcaaattaaaattccaattgGATATCTTTTGTGCCTATATCAGTTCGATGAAGCAATACTTTGATTActgtatttaaacaaaatatgtgTAGAAATGTGTGAGAAACAGTCAATTTCAGGTATCTTTGATGGGAATTTAAGGGCTTACAAGCTCTTAGATAGTGATCTCAAAGCCTTAATCTCATGCCTGCATACAGACATTGATCCAGAGATTGCTTTTACATAGATACAACCACTCAGGCACccacaaaaaaatcattttagagctgataaacaaGTCCAACAAAGCAACAGGGAACAAGATTAGTACTGCACCTTTCAGTGGTAGTTAAAAGCAACATCAAGAATCATCAAAGTGTCAATGAAGTAATCAAGGATGATTAAGCAAATACTAATTACTATTAAGCAAATACTAATTACTTTcaagcacacatacacaattGTTTCTAAAATACACTGTAAATTGTAATTCAAGATTTCAACAGGGGTCAGGCTCCATGGTGtgaacttgtaatcccagaggctcaggagactaagacaggaggttcacaagttcaaaacaagcctcaacaaaagtgaggcactaagcaactcagtgagactttaaataaaatacaaaataggactggggatgtggctcagtagttgagtttCCTTGAGTTTAAAACTTAATTCCTGCTACgctccccaaaataaaatatttcgaCATGGTATTCTCATAGGATGATAAAATCTTCATTAACAGGAAAATATgcttatatatatgtacatccttatataaatgaatattatctaaaagactataaaaatatttgcacagGGGATACTGCTTTCTTCTCACTCATGATGTGaggaagttatatttttaaactactcACTTTAATAGTActtgaaaatatattataatcATGCCACAATAAAAAAGTGGAAAAACCTTACCTTAGGAGAGGGTGTTATTCGCATCAGCATGTCATTGATCCATCACAACTGCCCTCTGCTGTGTACAGGATGAACATGTTAATTTTAGACAGCACTGAGCTCCAGAAGCAGGACTACTATGTTGAGTCTGTATAGAGGTATTATGTGAAACATCATAAACCACCACATGCATTAACTACAGGTTCACTTTCATTGGGTATTTTCTATTCTTTACAGAAGCCCTTTaggaaacagagaagagaatATTTTTGGCTTCTATGAGTTAAagcaatataaaatatgttcatctaTATCAATATGTCTTTTTTCCTTCCATATCTGTATGGATAGATAAGTTTAGATAGGTACGCATCCTAACACATTTACATGGCactgcgcatgtgtgtgtgtgtgtgtgtgtgtgtgtgtgtgtatgtgtgtgtgttttataggCATAAGAATGATATACATTGGAGTAAACTAATATTAGAGAATTGAGAGATTTTCTATAggtaaaaatagatatttttccatACCATTCTATACTTACCTGCTATTGAAGAAAAGGTATTTCTACATCCCACAATAACCATGGCAACatctaaaatatcaaaaatattatttttatttatattttacaatcCCATCTATCAACAATCATATTTACTAGCGCCCATTTCTGTCAGGATATACagtatctgtttgtttgttttttcttttttttttttaattttattttttggtacttagttgtacatgacagtagaatccattttgataaaattatacaagaataagatatatcttattctaattaggaccccatttttTGTGGATGGACCCAATGGTGAAGTTCacttaggaaaattatgttacatttattctactgtctttcagaatatcatgctaagtgaaaaaaaaatccagtccacaaaaaccaaaggttgaatattttctctgatatgtggaagctaaatcACAAtaaaggggaggagaggaagaagagaaactcagtagattagacaaaggggaaagaatGTAAGGAAGGGAggataggaatagaaaaacaatagaataaatctaacattttttttaaatcatgttctCACTTTAGATTGTAAAGCATTCCTATAAAATACCTTAAAGGTCTAATGCTTCAACAAAGCCCTGGAGTGTGTTAAATACTGGCTTTGACATTAATCTGATTCATTTTCTGCAAGTTGGAATACAAATCATGCCCACCTTACCAACTTCGGCAAGATTGGAATGCAAGGTTAGAATGAATGTTCATCTGCCCTCTTTCTAAAGTAATTTAGAGTCTATCTAttcaaatgagaatttttaaagtgCTTCTAAGTCAATGCCTGATTATTCTGCAATGTCTTTGGCCTCACCAAGAAGTTTATGTTCTCACCTGCATGctagaaggaaaattaaattgGCTGAAAATCTATTCAGCAGTTTCTGAAATCTACCCCCACACAGGATTTTCACTAGGACTTTCCTCCCTTTTGTCCACCTTGGAGGTGTATTTCAAATGAATGATGCAAACCATAGGAGTGGTGGAAAGAAATTCCCTCAAGTGTTCCTTCCCCCTCAGGAGAAAAATGAGTCATATATGATGAGTAACTtaatcttcaatttatttcagattaTGGGATAAAGAGGTTGTTTATTCTTGCCATGAAGGTATTAATTTGGGTGATAAATGATGCTTTTGATTGGGAAAAAATGTAGGAACTGGATCTATCTTTCCAATACTGTCTCCAATAAAATGTCAGGGCCTTCTTGAAAGAGTTTCTGCTTCCAGATCTGGACTGGGAATACACAAGAGCAAATGGAGTGTCTTACAGTGGTAGAGAATGAGGATGTACTGAAACACAGTGATGGGTATGTGAGATAGGGACACGGAGTCTATTGATAGAGCCTAGAGCTGTCAAAACTGTAAAAATATAGCAGCAACATAAGTAAGTAAACCATACTGAAATACAACCTGAAGTATGGCATATCCATCCAAGAGTCCGCAGTGctataattgaataaataaactaaataaatagagGGGAGTAGAGAAACTCCTAATATAAATTTGAAGTATTTACAGAAATAAGGTGTCCTGGAAGTTTCAGAAGACACCTATGCTTCTTCTTGTGGGCTGTGCATAGTGACTTCCTTCCAAACAAGACAATATGGAATGAGGGATGAGTGGCTACAGATAGGAATGTGACCATGGCTGCCTCAGTCAAGTGATCAAGTTCCTAGCAAGTGTGAAGTCACACGGGTAGCACATAGCCACTGATGTGCCATGATGAAAATGAAACTACTTCGTTAATATTCCTTCCTCC
This portion of the Ictidomys tridecemlineatus isolate mIctTri1 chromosome 4, mIctTri1.hap1, whole genome shotgun sequence genome encodes:
- the LOC101970838 gene encoding olfactory receptor 4C11-like, whose translation is MQQKNNVTEFVLLGLTQDPLSQKIVFLIFLIFYMGTVVGNMLIIVTIKCSRMLGSPMYFFLFYLSFVDSCFSTSIAPRLIVDALSAKKVISYNECMTQVFALHLFGCMEIFVLILMAADRYVAICKPLHYPRIMRRQVCHILIVLAWIGSFIHSISQIILALRLPFCGPNLIDHYCCDLQPLLKLACMDTYMTNLLLVSNSGAICSSSFVILMISYVVILHSLRNHSAEGRKKALSTCTSHIMVVVLSFGPCIFIYTRPPMTFTMDKMVSVFYTIGTPFLNSLIYTLRNAEVKSAIKKLVAC